From a single Planctomycetaceae bacterium genomic region:
- the ilvC gene encoding ketol-acid reductoisomerase: MAKIYYQKDAPITALKGKKVAVIGFGSQGHAHSLNLRDSGIKVAVAELKGTDNFKLAQKYGFKPGDIKTAMKDATLIIITLPDEMQAKIYETQIKPNLVAGQTLGFCHGFNIHFKYIVPPKDVNVVMIAPKGPGHLVRSEYEKGGGVPCIVAVQQDATGNAKKIALAWGNGVGGARAGIIQTTYKEETETDLFGEQVVLCGGLTALIKAGFETLVKAGYQPEIAYFECMHEVKLIVDLMYQGGMSYMRYSISNTAEYGDLTRGPRIVTKKTKAEMKKILAEITSGKFAKEWVGEYKHGMKKFNALYKKDYNCKLETVGRKLRNMMKWIHAKEV, from the coding sequence ATGGCAAAAATTTACTACCAAAAAGACGCCCCAATTACGGCTCTTAAGGGAAAAAAGGTCGCGGTCATAGGCTTCGGAAGCCAGGGACACGCGCACAGTCTTAATCTTCGTGACAGCGGAATCAAAGTTGCTGTTGCTGAATTGAAAGGCACAGACAATTTCAAACTCGCACAGAAATATGGTTTCAAACCGGGCGATATCAAGACCGCGATGAAAGACGCAACTTTGATTATTATTACTCTGCCCGATGAAATGCAGGCGAAGATTTACGAAACACAAATCAAACCGAACCTCGTAGCAGGCCAGACACTGGGCTTCTGCCACGGATTCAACATTCATTTCAAATATATCGTTCCGCCCAAAGACGTGAACGTAGTTATGATTGCACCGAAGGGTCCGGGGCATCTGGTTCGCAGCGAATATGAAAAGGGCGGCGGAGTTCCGTGCATCGTTGCTGTTCAGCAGGATGCGACAGGCAACGCGAAGAAAATCGCGCTCGCATGGGGCAATGGTGTCGGCGGAGCACGTGCCGGTATCATCCAGACGACATACAAAGAAGAAACAGAAACAGATTTGTTCGGCGAACAGGTAGTTCTCTGCGGCGGTCTGACTGCTCTTATCAAAGCAGGTTTCGAGACGCTGGTTAAAGCAGGTTATCAGCCCGAAATAGCTTACTTTGAATGTATGCACGAAGTGAAACTCATCGTTGACCTGATGTATCAGGGCGGTATGAGCTATATGAGATACAGCATTTCAAACACCGCTGAATACGGCGATTTGACACGCGGGCCGAGAATCGTTACTAAAAAAACCAAAGCTGAAATGAAAAAGATTCTCGCTGAAATCACCAGCGGAAAATTCGCCAAAGAATGGGTCGGCGAATACAAACACGGCATGAAGAAATTCAACGCACTGTATAAGAAAGATTACAACTGCAAACTCGAAACAGTCGGCAGAAAACTGCGTAATATGATGAAGTGGATTCACGCTAAAGAAGTATAA